Proteins co-encoded in one Gopherus evgoodei ecotype Sinaloan lineage chromosome 4, rGopEvg1_v1.p, whole genome shotgun sequence genomic window:
- the LOC115651391 gene encoding integrin alpha-D-like isoform X2, with product MDPLPLLLYLCAVLARSRGFSVEVEGPITFQEAAAGFGQSVVQFGRASAGGLLVGAPLQMGDVNETGKVYKCDPGSGQCQKILIQRPPDAMKMSLGLSLAARGSHLLACGPTVHQTCGENMYVKGYCFLLDQNLQQLQHIPDSLPECPKHPTDIVFLIDGSGSIDYHNFETMKTFVIEVIRRFRGTDTLFALTQFSSTFEEHFDFNKFESTHDIDSLVRQVRQLRDYTYTATAIQKVVRELFVSRKGSRDGAARILIVVTDGMKNDYLQYSAVIPEAERAGIIRYAIGVGDAFSQYHAQRELHEIASNPTDEHIFQVNDFDALQGIQNQLQEKIFAIEGTQSQSGSSFQLEMSQDGFSSLLSPDGPVLGVVGAYDWSGGIYLYGSSREPSFINVSRTSGDMEDAYLGYSVQVVTSQGRSSYVVGAPRHNHIGKVILFRQDDKHGGWRMETEVLGEQVGSYFGGTLCTVDLDRDGNTDLVLIGAPMYHTPLNGGRVYICPINQQGVMQKTCSKTLQGQVFGRFGASMSEIGDISGDRQMDVAIGAPMENDNLGALYIFHGEKKGLSPQYRQRIEGSLFPSRLHYFGQAVSGGTDLTGDGLPDIAVGAQGQVLLLRSRPVLKVGVSISFQPSTIPTSAFDCQGQEQLNTEASRAEVCFTVTKSTMDSLGNRISSTIQYSLALDPGRTKIRAAFDSTGPVLSRELQLSIETRCETYQIMLPLCPEDTVTPITLRLNYTLTGEPIIAAGRLRPILSEDSAPVSAGLLPFQKDCGTDGRCDDQLEISFNFSGLSTLVVGVTPELNTTVSIQNHGENSYSTIVQFFYPAALSYRRVLLLQSNRRAMAVRCSSAVGSEEQTQRNSTCHVNHPIFWSGAEAVFIATFDVSSEADLGDRLQIMANASSDNGGPITEHMIHRAELPVKYGIFIILTRSRTCGSEASPSRSRSSSPWS from the exons ATggaccccctgcctctgctcctctaCTTGTGTGCAG TGCTGGCACGGAGCCGTGGATTCAGTGTGGAAGTGGAGGGACCCATCACTTTCCAGGAGGCTGCTGCAGGGTTTGGGCAGAGCGTGGTGCAGTTTGGGAGAGCCAGCGCTGGGGG GCTGCTCGTTGGGGCCCCGCTGCAGATGGGAGACGTGAATGAAACCGGCAAAGTCTACAAGTGTGACCCGGGCTCTGGACAATGCCAGAAGATCCTCATCCAGA GGCCCCCCGATGCTATGAAGATGTCCCTTGGTTTGTCTCTGGCTGCCCGGGGCTCCCATCTCCTG GCGTGCGGCCCCACGGTGCACCAGACCTGTGGGGAGAACATGTACGTCAAAGGCTACTGCTTCCTCCTGGACCAGaacctccagcagctccagcaCATCCCAGACAGTCTGCCAG agtgccccaaacaccCCACAGACATCGTGTTCCTCATCGACGGCTCAGGCAGCATTGATTACCATAACTTTGAAACGATGAAGACGTTTGTCATCGAGGTCATAAGGCGTTTCCGTGGCACCGACACGCTG TTTGCCCTCACGCAGTTCTCCAGCACTTTTGAGGAGCACTTTGACTTCAACAAGTTTGAGAGCACCCATGACATAGATTCACTCGTCCGTCAAGTTAGACAGCTCAGAGACTATACCTACACAGCCACTGCCATCCAGAAAGTGGT GAGGGAGCTGTTCGTCTCACGGAAAGGATCCCGGGATGGAGCTGCCAGGATTCTCATTGTGGTAACAGATGGCATGAAAAATGATTACCTTCAATACTCAGCAGTGATtccagaggcagagagagctggGATCATCCGCTACGCCATTGGG GTTGGCGATGCCTTCTCCCAGTATCATGCCCAGCGGGAGCTCCATGAGATCGCCTCTAATCCCACCGACGAGCACATCTTCCAGGTGAATGATTTTGATGCCCTCCAGGGCATCCAGAACCAGCTGCAGGAGAAGATCTTTGCCATTGAAG gcaccCAGTCCCAGAGCGGCAGTTCCTTCCAGCTGGAGATGTCTCAGGATGGATTCAGCTCCCTGCTGTCCCCT GATGGGCCTGTGCTGGGAGTGGTGGGAGCCTATGACTGGTCCGGTGGGATATACCTGTAcgggagcagcagggagccaaGCTTCATCAATGTGTCCAGAACCTCTGGGGACATGGAAGATGCTTACCTCG GTTATTCAGTTCAGGTCGTCACATCCCAGGGGCGGAGCAGCTATGTGGTTGGGGCCCCTCGCCACAATCACATTGGCAAAGTCATCCTATTCAGGCAAGATGACAAGCATGGAGGATGGCGGATGGAAACTGAGGTGCTGGGAGAGCAG GTTGGCTCATATTTCGGGGGTACACTGTGCACTGTGGACCTTGACAGAGATGGGAACACGGACCTGGTTCTGATCGGAGCCCCCATGTACCATACACCTCTGAATGGAGGGCGTGTCTATATCTGCCCTATTAACCAGCAG GGGGTGATGCAAAAGACCTGCAGCAAGACACTGCAGGGGCAGGTGTTCGGGCGCTTTGGGGCCAGCATGTCTGAAATCGGGGACATCAGcggggacagacagatggacgtGGCCATCGGGGCCCCCATGGAGAACGACAATCTTGGGGCCTTGTACAtcttccatggggaaaaaaaaggcctCAGTCCCCAGTACAGACAG cgCATAGAGGGGTCGCTGTTTCCCAGCAGGCTGCACTACTTTGGCCAGGCCGTCAGTGGCGGGACAGACCTGACAGGGGATGGACTCCCAGACATTGCGGTGGGAGCACAagggcaggtcctgctgctgag GTCCCGGCCGGTGCTCAAAGTTGGAGTCTCCATCAGCTTCCAGCCCTCAACCATCCCCACCTCGGCCTTCGACTGccaggggcaggagcagctcaACACAGAGGCCAGCAGGGCAGAGGTCTGCTTCACCGTCACTAAGAGCACCATGGACAGCCTAG GCAACAGGATCTCCAGCACCATCCAGTACAGCCTGGCCCTGGACCCCGGGCGGACGAAGATCCGAGCTGCCTTCGACTCCACCGGCCCCGtcctgagcagggagctgcaacTCAGCATCGAGACAAGATGTGAGACATACCAGATAATGTTAcct ctctgcccagagGACACCGTGACCCCCATCACTCTGCGTCTCAACTACACCCTGACGGGGGAGCCCATCATTGCTGCCGGccgcctcagacccatcctgagTGAGGACTCTGCGCCAGTGTCTGCAGGCTTG ctcccatttcaGAAGGACTGTGGCACAGATGGCCGCTGCGATGACCAATTAGAAATCTCCTTCAATTTCTCTGG CTTGAGCACCCTGGTGGTGGGGGTCACCCCTGAACTCAACACCACCGTCTCCATCCAGAACCATGGGGAGAATTCCTACAGCACCATAGTGCAGTTCTTCTACCCGGCTGCACTGTCCTACCGCCGAGTCCTGCTACTCCAG TCTAACAGGAGGGCCATGGCCGTTAGGTGCAGCTCGGCAGTGGGCTCTGAGGAGCAGACTCAGAGGAACAGCACCTGCCACGTCAACCACCCCATCTTCTGGAGCGGGGCTGAG GCCGTCTTCATCGCCACCTTCGACGTCTCCTCTGAGGCCGACCTGGGGGACAGGTTGCAGATCATGGCCAATGCCAGCAG TGACAATGGAGGCCCCATCACTGAGCACATGATTCACCGGGCGGAGCTGCCGGTCAAGTACGGCATCTTCATCATCCTCACCAG GTCAAGAACCTGCGGCAGCGAAGCGTCCCCATCTCGGTCACGTTCCAGTTCCCCGTGGAGCTGA
- the LOC115651391 gene encoding integrin alpha-D-like isoform X1, with the protein MDPLPLLLYLCAVLARSRGFSVEVEGPITFQEAAAGFGQSVVQFGRASAGGLLVGAPLQMGDVNETGKVYKCDPGSGQCQKILIQRPPDAMKMSLGLSLAARGSHLLACGPTVHQTCGENMYVKGYCFLLDQNLQQLQHIPDSLPECPKHPTDIVFLIDGSGSIDYHNFETMKTFVIEVIRRFRGTDTLFALTQFSSTFEEHFDFNKFESTHDIDSLVRQVRQLRDYTYTATAIQKVVRELFVSRKGSRDGAARILIVVTDGMKNDYLQYSAVIPEAERAGIIRYAIGVGDAFSQYHAQRELHEIASNPTDEHIFQVNDFDALQGIQNQLQEKIFAIEGTQSQSGSSFQLEMSQDGFSSLLSPDGPVLGVVGAYDWSGGIYLYGSSREPSFINVSRTSGDMEDAYLGYSVQVVTSQGRSSYVVGAPRHNHIGKVILFRQDDKHGGWRMETEVLGEQVGSYFGGTLCTVDLDRDGNTDLVLIGAPMYHTPLNGGRVYICPINQQGVMQKTCSKTLQGQVFGRFGASMSEIGDISGDRQMDVAIGAPMENDNLGALYIFHGEKKGLSPQYRQRIEGSLFPSRLHYFGQAVSGGTDLTGDGLPDIAVGAQGQVLLLRSRPVLKVGVSISFQPSTIPTSAFDCQGQEQLNTEASRAEVCFTVTKSTMDSLGNRISSTIQYSLALDPGRTKIRAAFDSTGPVLSRELQLSIETRCETYQIMLPLCPEDTVTPITLRLNYTLTGEPIIAAGRLRPILSEDSAPVSAGLLPFQKDCGTDGRCDDQLEISFNFSGLSTLVVGVTPELNTTVSIQNHGENSYSTIVQFFYPAALSYRRVLLLQSNRRAMAVRCSSAVGSEEQTQRNSTCHVNHPIFWSGAEAVFIATFDVSSEADLGDRLQIMANASSDNGGPITEHMIHRAELPVKYGIFIILTSLEESTKYVNFSKEAGTRVPVTHWYEVKNLRQRSVPISVTFQFPVELSGVRVWDASEVVPSKPQLAQCTSEAETAGSKDFVKQMSERPLLDCSVATCKKIRCRIASREMQQPLEFMIKGSVSFQWVSQTQQQKVSLVSEARIEYEEKKYTQKEGFVQRQVQTVVERSEVYNYLPIIVGSCVGGLVLLALITAALYKFGFFKRQYKQMMEDGVEGERPGPTQSTATGNPTVSDAPKQ; encoded by the exons ATggaccccctgcctctgctcctctaCTTGTGTGCAG TGCTGGCACGGAGCCGTGGATTCAGTGTGGAAGTGGAGGGACCCATCACTTTCCAGGAGGCTGCTGCAGGGTTTGGGCAGAGCGTGGTGCAGTTTGGGAGAGCCAGCGCTGGGGG GCTGCTCGTTGGGGCCCCGCTGCAGATGGGAGACGTGAATGAAACCGGCAAAGTCTACAAGTGTGACCCGGGCTCTGGACAATGCCAGAAGATCCTCATCCAGA GGCCCCCCGATGCTATGAAGATGTCCCTTGGTTTGTCTCTGGCTGCCCGGGGCTCCCATCTCCTG GCGTGCGGCCCCACGGTGCACCAGACCTGTGGGGAGAACATGTACGTCAAAGGCTACTGCTTCCTCCTGGACCAGaacctccagcagctccagcaCATCCCAGACAGTCTGCCAG agtgccccaaacaccCCACAGACATCGTGTTCCTCATCGACGGCTCAGGCAGCATTGATTACCATAACTTTGAAACGATGAAGACGTTTGTCATCGAGGTCATAAGGCGTTTCCGTGGCACCGACACGCTG TTTGCCCTCACGCAGTTCTCCAGCACTTTTGAGGAGCACTTTGACTTCAACAAGTTTGAGAGCACCCATGACATAGATTCACTCGTCCGTCAAGTTAGACAGCTCAGAGACTATACCTACACAGCCACTGCCATCCAGAAAGTGGT GAGGGAGCTGTTCGTCTCACGGAAAGGATCCCGGGATGGAGCTGCCAGGATTCTCATTGTGGTAACAGATGGCATGAAAAATGATTACCTTCAATACTCAGCAGTGATtccagaggcagagagagctggGATCATCCGCTACGCCATTGGG GTTGGCGATGCCTTCTCCCAGTATCATGCCCAGCGGGAGCTCCATGAGATCGCCTCTAATCCCACCGACGAGCACATCTTCCAGGTGAATGATTTTGATGCCCTCCAGGGCATCCAGAACCAGCTGCAGGAGAAGATCTTTGCCATTGAAG gcaccCAGTCCCAGAGCGGCAGTTCCTTCCAGCTGGAGATGTCTCAGGATGGATTCAGCTCCCTGCTGTCCCCT GATGGGCCTGTGCTGGGAGTGGTGGGAGCCTATGACTGGTCCGGTGGGATATACCTGTAcgggagcagcagggagccaaGCTTCATCAATGTGTCCAGAACCTCTGGGGACATGGAAGATGCTTACCTCG GTTATTCAGTTCAGGTCGTCACATCCCAGGGGCGGAGCAGCTATGTGGTTGGGGCCCCTCGCCACAATCACATTGGCAAAGTCATCCTATTCAGGCAAGATGACAAGCATGGAGGATGGCGGATGGAAACTGAGGTGCTGGGAGAGCAG GTTGGCTCATATTTCGGGGGTACACTGTGCACTGTGGACCTTGACAGAGATGGGAACACGGACCTGGTTCTGATCGGAGCCCCCATGTACCATACACCTCTGAATGGAGGGCGTGTCTATATCTGCCCTATTAACCAGCAG GGGGTGATGCAAAAGACCTGCAGCAAGACACTGCAGGGGCAGGTGTTCGGGCGCTTTGGGGCCAGCATGTCTGAAATCGGGGACATCAGcggggacagacagatggacgtGGCCATCGGGGCCCCCATGGAGAACGACAATCTTGGGGCCTTGTACAtcttccatggggaaaaaaaaggcctCAGTCCCCAGTACAGACAG cgCATAGAGGGGTCGCTGTTTCCCAGCAGGCTGCACTACTTTGGCCAGGCCGTCAGTGGCGGGACAGACCTGACAGGGGATGGACTCCCAGACATTGCGGTGGGAGCACAagggcaggtcctgctgctgag GTCCCGGCCGGTGCTCAAAGTTGGAGTCTCCATCAGCTTCCAGCCCTCAACCATCCCCACCTCGGCCTTCGACTGccaggggcaggagcagctcaACACAGAGGCCAGCAGGGCAGAGGTCTGCTTCACCGTCACTAAGAGCACCATGGACAGCCTAG GCAACAGGATCTCCAGCACCATCCAGTACAGCCTGGCCCTGGACCCCGGGCGGACGAAGATCCGAGCTGCCTTCGACTCCACCGGCCCCGtcctgagcagggagctgcaacTCAGCATCGAGACAAGATGTGAGACATACCAGATAATGTTAcct ctctgcccagagGACACCGTGACCCCCATCACTCTGCGTCTCAACTACACCCTGACGGGGGAGCCCATCATTGCTGCCGGccgcctcagacccatcctgagTGAGGACTCTGCGCCAGTGTCTGCAGGCTTG ctcccatttcaGAAGGACTGTGGCACAGATGGCCGCTGCGATGACCAATTAGAAATCTCCTTCAATTTCTCTGG CTTGAGCACCCTGGTGGTGGGGGTCACCCCTGAACTCAACACCACCGTCTCCATCCAGAACCATGGGGAGAATTCCTACAGCACCATAGTGCAGTTCTTCTACCCGGCTGCACTGTCCTACCGCCGAGTCCTGCTACTCCAG TCTAACAGGAGGGCCATGGCCGTTAGGTGCAGCTCGGCAGTGGGCTCTGAGGAGCAGACTCAGAGGAACAGCACCTGCCACGTCAACCACCCCATCTTCTGGAGCGGGGCTGAG GCCGTCTTCATCGCCACCTTCGACGTCTCCTCTGAGGCCGACCTGGGGGACAGGTTGCAGATCATGGCCAATGCCAGCAG TGACAATGGAGGCCCCATCACTGAGCACATGATTCACCGGGCGGAGCTGCCGGTCAAGTACGGCATCTTCATCATCCTCACCAG CCTTGAGGAGTCGACCAAGTATGTCAACTTCTCCAAGGAGGCAGGGACACGTGTGCCAGTGACACATTGGTACGAG GTCAAGAACCTGCGGCAGCGAAGCGTCCCCATCTCGGTCACGTTCCAGTTCCCCGTGGAGCTGAGCGGGGTCCGGGTGTGGGACGCCTCTGAGGTCGTCCCCTCCAAG ccccagctggcccAGTGCACCAGTGAGGCTGAAACAGCTGGTTCGAAGGACTTTGTGAAGCAGATGAGCGAGCGTCCCCTGCTG GACTGCTCCGTGGCCACCTGTAAGAAGATCCGGTGCAGAATCGCCTCTCGGGAAATGCAGCAGCCGCTGGAGTTCATGATCAAAGGAAGTGTCAGCTTCCAGTGGGTCTCCCAG ACTCAGCAGCAGAAAGTGAGTCTGGTGAGCGAGGCCCGGATTGAATACGAGGAGAAGAAATACACCCAGAAGGAGGGATTCGTCCAGCGCCAG
- the LOC115651391 gene encoding integrin alpha-X-like isoform X3, translating to MKNDYLQYSAVIPEAERAGIIRYAIGVGDAFSQYHAQRELHEIASNPTDEHIFQVNDFDALQGIQNQLQEKIFAIEGTQSQSGSSFQLEMSQDGFSSLLSPDGPVLGVVGAYDWSGGIYLYGSSREPSFINVSRTSGDMEDAYLGYSVQVVTSQGRSSYVVGAPRHNHIGKVILFRQDDKHGGWRMETEVLGEQVGSYFGGTLCTVDLDRDGNTDLVLIGAPMYHTPLNGGRVYICPINQQGVMQKTCSKTLQGQVFGRFGASMSEIGDISGDRQMDVAIGAPMENDNLGALYIFHGEKKGLSPQYRQRIEGSLFPSRLHYFGQAVSGGTDLTGDGLPDIAVGAQGQVLLLRSRPVLKVGVSISFQPSTIPTSAFDCQGQEQLNTEASRAEVCFTVTKSTMDSLGNRISSTIQYSLALDPGRTKIRAAFDSTGPVLSRELQLSIETRCETYQIMLPLCPEDTVTPITLRLNYTLTGEPIIAAGRLRPILSEDSAPVSAGLLPFQKDCGTDGRCDDQLEISFNFSGLSTLVVGVTPELNTTVSIQNHGENSYSTIVQFFYPAALSYRRVLLLQSNRRAMAVRCSSAVGSEEQTQRNSTCHVNHPIFWSGAEAVFIATFDVSSEADLGDRLQIMANASSDNGGPITEHMIHRAELPVKYGIFIILTSLEESTKYVNFSKEAGTRVPVTHWYEVKNLRQRSVPISVTFQFPVELSGVRVWDASEVVPSKPQLAQCTSEAETAGSKDFVKQMSERPLLDCSVATCKKIRCRIASREMQQPLEFMIKGSVSFQWVSQTQQQKVSLVSEARIEYEEKKYTQKEGFVQRQVQTVVERSEVYNYLPIIVGSCVGGLVLLALITAALYKFGFFKRQYKQMMEDGVEGERPGPTQSTATGNPTVSDAPKQ from the exons ATGAAAAATGATTACCTTCAATACTCAGCAGTGATtccagaggcagagagagctggGATCATCCGCTACGCCATTGGG GTTGGCGATGCCTTCTCCCAGTATCATGCCCAGCGGGAGCTCCATGAGATCGCCTCTAATCCCACCGACGAGCACATCTTCCAGGTGAATGATTTTGATGCCCTCCAGGGCATCCAGAACCAGCTGCAGGAGAAGATCTTTGCCATTGAAG gcaccCAGTCCCAGAGCGGCAGTTCCTTCCAGCTGGAGATGTCTCAGGATGGATTCAGCTCCCTGCTGTCCCCT GATGGGCCTGTGCTGGGAGTGGTGGGAGCCTATGACTGGTCCGGTGGGATATACCTGTAcgggagcagcagggagccaaGCTTCATCAATGTGTCCAGAACCTCTGGGGACATGGAAGATGCTTACCTCG GTTATTCAGTTCAGGTCGTCACATCCCAGGGGCGGAGCAGCTATGTGGTTGGGGCCCCTCGCCACAATCACATTGGCAAAGTCATCCTATTCAGGCAAGATGACAAGCATGGAGGATGGCGGATGGAAACTGAGGTGCTGGGAGAGCAG GTTGGCTCATATTTCGGGGGTACACTGTGCACTGTGGACCTTGACAGAGATGGGAACACGGACCTGGTTCTGATCGGAGCCCCCATGTACCATACACCTCTGAATGGAGGGCGTGTCTATATCTGCCCTATTAACCAGCAG GGGGTGATGCAAAAGACCTGCAGCAAGACACTGCAGGGGCAGGTGTTCGGGCGCTTTGGGGCCAGCATGTCTGAAATCGGGGACATCAGcggggacagacagatggacgtGGCCATCGGGGCCCCCATGGAGAACGACAATCTTGGGGCCTTGTACAtcttccatggggaaaaaaaaggcctCAGTCCCCAGTACAGACAG cgCATAGAGGGGTCGCTGTTTCCCAGCAGGCTGCACTACTTTGGCCAGGCCGTCAGTGGCGGGACAGACCTGACAGGGGATGGACTCCCAGACATTGCGGTGGGAGCACAagggcaggtcctgctgctgag GTCCCGGCCGGTGCTCAAAGTTGGAGTCTCCATCAGCTTCCAGCCCTCAACCATCCCCACCTCGGCCTTCGACTGccaggggcaggagcagctcaACACAGAGGCCAGCAGGGCAGAGGTCTGCTTCACCGTCACTAAGAGCACCATGGACAGCCTAG GCAACAGGATCTCCAGCACCATCCAGTACAGCCTGGCCCTGGACCCCGGGCGGACGAAGATCCGAGCTGCCTTCGACTCCACCGGCCCCGtcctgagcagggagctgcaacTCAGCATCGAGACAAGATGTGAGACATACCAGATAATGTTAcct ctctgcccagagGACACCGTGACCCCCATCACTCTGCGTCTCAACTACACCCTGACGGGGGAGCCCATCATTGCTGCCGGccgcctcagacccatcctgagTGAGGACTCTGCGCCAGTGTCTGCAGGCTTG ctcccatttcaGAAGGACTGTGGCACAGATGGCCGCTGCGATGACCAATTAGAAATCTCCTTCAATTTCTCTGG CTTGAGCACCCTGGTGGTGGGGGTCACCCCTGAACTCAACACCACCGTCTCCATCCAGAACCATGGGGAGAATTCCTACAGCACCATAGTGCAGTTCTTCTACCCGGCTGCACTGTCCTACCGCCGAGTCCTGCTACTCCAG TCTAACAGGAGGGCCATGGCCGTTAGGTGCAGCTCGGCAGTGGGCTCTGAGGAGCAGACTCAGAGGAACAGCACCTGCCACGTCAACCACCCCATCTTCTGGAGCGGGGCTGAG GCCGTCTTCATCGCCACCTTCGACGTCTCCTCTGAGGCCGACCTGGGGGACAGGTTGCAGATCATGGCCAATGCCAGCAG TGACAATGGAGGCCCCATCACTGAGCACATGATTCACCGGGCGGAGCTGCCGGTCAAGTACGGCATCTTCATCATCCTCACCAG CCTTGAGGAGTCGACCAAGTATGTCAACTTCTCCAAGGAGGCAGGGACACGTGTGCCAGTGACACATTGGTACGAG GTCAAGAACCTGCGGCAGCGAAGCGTCCCCATCTCGGTCACGTTCCAGTTCCCCGTGGAGCTGAGCGGGGTCCGGGTGTGGGACGCCTCTGAGGTCGTCCCCTCCAAG ccccagctggcccAGTGCACCAGTGAGGCTGAAACAGCTGGTTCGAAGGACTTTGTGAAGCAGATGAGCGAGCGTCCCCTGCTG GACTGCTCCGTGGCCACCTGTAAGAAGATCCGGTGCAGAATCGCCTCTCGGGAAATGCAGCAGCCGCTGGAGTTCATGATCAAAGGAAGTGTCAGCTTCCAGTGGGTCTCCCAG ACTCAGCAGCAGAAAGTGAGTCTGGTGAGCGAGGCCCGGATTGAATACGAGGAGAAGAAATACACCCAGAAGGAGGGATTCGTCCAGCGCCAG